From the genome of Brachyhypopomus gauderio isolate BG-103 unplaced genomic scaffold, BGAUD_0.2 sc73, whole genome shotgun sequence:
TTTTCAAACCAAATGAGATTTTGATGCTTTTACATCTATATCTTTTATTTTCAGGGCGCAACTGAacaattatttgtgtgtgtgtgtgtgtgtgtgtgtgtgtgtgtgtgtgtgtgtgtgtgtgtgctcattttTAGAAGAGAGAGGTGTAATTGAAATAGTATGACTGGATGTCGGACTGCACATGTGCATTTGGGTCTGTGGCACATTCAGGAGTGGAGATATCTACTGTAGTCTCATATCCTTTAGGAGTGGAGATATCTACTGTCGTCTCATATCCTTTAGGAGTGGAGATATCTACTGTAGTCTCATATCCTTTAAGAGTGGAGATATCTACTGTCGTCTCATATCCTTTAGGAGTGGAGATATCTACTGTCGTCTCATTGGATATCTACTGTAGTCTCATCCTTTAGGAGTGGAGATATCTACTGTCGTCTCATGTCCTTTAAGAGTGGAGATATCTACTGTAGTCTCATATCCTTTAGGAGTGGAGATAGCTACTGTCGTCTCATGGGATATCTACTGTAGTCTCGTCCTTTAGGAGTGGAGATATCCACTGTCGTCTCATGTCCTTTAAGAGTGGAGATATCTACTGTAGTCTCGTCCTTTAGGAGTGGAGATATCCACTGTCGTCTCATGTCCTTTAAGAGTGGAGATATCTACTGTAGTCTCGTCCTTTAGGAGTGGAGATATCTACTGTAGTCTCATGTCCTTTAGGAGTGGAGATATCTACTGTAGTCTCATGTCCTTTAAGAGTGGAGAAATCTACTGTAGTCTCATATCCTTTAAGAGTGGAGATATCTACTGTAGTCTCATGTCCTTTAGGAGTGGAGTTATCGACTGTAGTCTCATGTCCTTTAAGAGTGGAGATATCTGATAAAGTTTGCTGAAGGATTCTGGGACTGGTGTTCCTGacatagatagatatatatattCAAAGATATAAAAGATATAGATATTCAATACTGTATTAGATAAATATTCTATTTTTAATAACAAAATATAAAATTGTCTGCAGTAATTCACTTGGTGCAGTAATTCTGGGGATGAACACTTGTAATATTGGATGTAATGTTCTGACAACCTTTATACCTTTAAACCTAAATAGTAAGACCATTGGCTCTTACCAGTGCCCAGAGATGCAAGACCTCACGATTATACGGCTGCCTTCCACATGCCAAGGACACAGTGGGAAGTAGAAAGTAATGGACTTTTAATTGCAGAGGGAGGAATCTCTCATGATGCATATGTGGACAGAAATATAAATGACTCAGAGTATATATCTACACTATATATCTACACTATATATCTACACTATATATCTACACAGGTGGAGTCAACAGACCTGATACCGTCATAAGAAGAGCTGTAATGCCCAACTGAATTAATCAAAGTCACGACTGAAAAAtcaaaaaatgaaaatttcaACTGATGGGCTATAatcacacacacgtgtagtaGTGTCAGAAGAGAGTGGGTCCACACATTATTAACACAGAACTGATTTAATGAGCCTCTCcaaacagctccacacacatctGATGGCTCTTCAGGTAGAGCACCAAAACTTCCAGACATAACACATGAACACAGATCAGGTAGAACACACTTCCAAAACCTCCAGACATAACACACGAACACAGATCAGGTAGAACACACTTCCAAAACATCCAGACATAACACACGAACACAGATCAGGTAGAACACACTTCCAAAACATCCAGacataacacacaaacacagatcagGTAGAACGCATGGAGCCAGTCATTTGTTTACACGTAAATCATTATGAGATTAAGGACACAATAGGTGTGGAGTGTGGCCTTCCACACTAACACATCCTGGGGCCAGACCTTGTCTTGTGTTAGTGCACtgttgtgcgagtgtgtgtgtgtgtgtgtgtgtgtgtgtgtgtgtgtgtgtgtgtgtgtgtgtgtgtgtgtgtgtgtgatctcgttgtgttgtgttagtgcactgttgtgtgtgtgcatgtgtgtgtgatctccttgtgttgtgttagtgcactgttgtgtgtgtgtgtgtgtgtgtgtgtgtgtgtgtgtgtgtgatctctttgtgttgtgttagtgcactgttgtgtgtgtgtgtgtgtgatctacttgtgttgtgttagtgcactgttgtgcgtgtgtgtgtgtgcatgtgtgtgtgtatgtgtgtgtgtgtgtatgtgtgtgtgtatgtgtatgtgtgcgtgtgtatgtgcgtgtgtatatgtgtgtgcgcatgtgtgtgtgtgtgtgtgtgtgcgcatttgtgtgtatgcatgtgtgtgcgtgtgtgtggcgagtgtgtgtgtgtgtgagtgtgtgtggtatgtgtgtgtgtatgtgtgtgtgtatgtatgtgtatgtctgtaagtgtgtgtgtatgtgtgtctgtaagtgtatgtgtgtgagtgtgtgtgtgcgtgcgtgagtgtgtgtatgtgtgtgtgtgtatgtgtgtctgtaagtgtatgtgtgtgagtgtgtgtgtgcgtgcgtgagtgtgtgtatgtgtgtgtgtgtgtatatgtgtgtgtgtgtgtgtgtgtgtgtgtgtgtgtgtgtgtgtgtgtgtgttctatcacAGCTCCTCCTTGCGTTTTATGATCAGTTTCCGGACCATGTCTGCGATCAGTGGGCGTATCTCACTGACAGACACACGGGGGCCCCATGAATCCACCACTTTACCATCTACGTCAATCAGATACTTCCAGAAGTTCCAGTCTGGTTCCTTCCCAGAAGATTCTGTGGACAgacggggggaggggaggggaggacaggagaggaagagggggaagggtagaggaggaagagggggagaggagacgtGAAGTACTGTTGTGTGTCTTTAGTGCATTCATCACTCTGCTGCAGGACTGTGCTAGTGAGCGTCACAGGTACAGCAGAAACATGAGACCTtgagtacacacactcactctactctaaaacacacacagcaccccaTCCTGCATTCCACACAATAATGAACATAGATGTTATTTTTGTATGATGTAGTGGCGGTGCTGCATATTTCCTGTAATTGGAGGCTGTTGGCTCAGCGCCCTGGCATTCACGTGAGGACACGATgtctctccccacacacctcagcATCCTTCAACACATCTGCACACTGACGTGAACAGATACAGCAGCTACGCAGAAGAGCTGACAGGCTGGTCACACACAGTCTGTAGGGTCACACACAGTCTGTAGGGTCACACCCAGTCTGTAGGGTCACACCCAGTCTGTAGGGTCACACCCAGTCTGTGGTGTCACACCCAGTCTGTAGGGTCACACCCAGTCTGTGGTGTCACACCCAGTCTGTAGGGTCACACCCAGTCTGTGGGGTCACACCCAGTCTGTAGGGTCACACCCAGTCTGTAGGGTCACACCCAGTCTGTGGGGTCACACCCAGTCTGTAGGGTCACACCCAGTCTGTAGGGTCACACCCAGTCAGTGGGGTCACACACAGTCCGgtgtcatgctctctctctctctctctctctctctctctctctctctctctctctctctctctctctctctctctctctctctgtctcattttACTGTCgccatttattattattattattagggttcacacacatagtgtgggaaccctattgtaattgctcgagtttttcttattattattatttttcaggctgtaaaacgcatactgcagcctagaccgtaaggcccagaaacaccaaacttggcagacaggtgcaccagaggtgcaatgagggaaacccagacaatgacccacattggcctgatggtggcgctatagcgcagcattttgtgttttggtccatatctcctacaccgtaggtcatagaaacgaaattccacttctgatggattccttggctaaaaccaaacaaaaaagcctcaaggaccctttagctccgcccacttagatttcgagttaatttgcataatgtgcaaaatcgcacacatctttgggcccaaacttgtccctggatttttcacatacatgcacatatgtggtatcaaaacgttcagaagagtctgaactttaaaatctatccagcaaaaatgctaatttcttcactacctagtcagtataagccaatcaaatgagggggcgtaaattcaatagtaaattttgcgcatatggagctctaacttaagaaaacttgcatgtaatgagatggcacttcacagacagcttccctgtgagggtctggggcagctcacagaagttgccatacctcacctgctagggggcgctataacatgcaaaaatttgccccatgcactcagattggccgatccacatgaaacttgacagacatcatctatgggcctctggaaaccaggtcctaaagcagacatgccatacttccaaaatggctgacgtaatcggccaatcagtgatcggcacgcgtttgacaggcttaccattggtcgatctgcacgaaacctcttgggtgtggacaagtgcacgccccccatgacataatccagccgggtgtcgattggccactggggggcgctattgcaaaaaaagcaagtatatcccctacataattccacttgggaacatgcaattggactcttttgattccttgcagtagtgcgaacaactttcccattacatgtcctattaaaaaatgcacagtttatttacagttaataatagtttgaaatcatcacttttcatactgctcctaggattttcatactatcatgtcaaacaaagtcttataatactctacagagtgtgaaatcaaaaaacaatccaaagattttggatttgaggacacttatacctgctaaatatttttttaatggacagcatcgatacatataatattcatattcttaaagctctttcatattttatccaattctgaccaaaatgcacaagcccattcagaatcccatcctcaacaaatttgtcaagtttcatctaaatcggttatcgtatggctctacagtgcagtattatatacaatgcataaaaatgcatgtaaagtccctctgtcaccttctccttctcacacgcacgcaagctgaaactcacacacacactcagtctctctcacactctcacccacattccccctcccatctctgtgccctaagtaaacattgctctggctacctagatctctctgtgtctattaaccaggcacacacacatacaggcgcaagcaggccttcctatagcattcacaatgacacttccctagccatacccacccatatctcagtgactaacacatgctcatacaaactgatatttggcttcttttttgtctctctctcacacaaacacacacctttatacctatatgtatgtattgtcatagtttgagtacatacactaccacacacacacacacacacacacacacacacacacacacacttctacctaaatgtatgtaaagtttgtatgcatatctatagtatatgtatagtatatgtcagtcatgccagtgatgtcagtcatatcagaaatgccagtcatgtcagttacatcagtcatgtcagtcatgccaatcatttcagtccagtcatatcagtcatttcagtccagtcatatcagtcatgtcagtcaaatcatcaaatcattacagtcatgccagttatgtcagtcatgccagtcatgtcagtcatgtaatgccaggctttgcagactacattcatactttgaatacacgggcagtcatgttaggcgtgctaggtgtacaaggagtgaaataacaaaacatagtctctggctccctcaatctctctctgtctgtaatatagaggcccaatcatgtatagacaagtgcaggccttcctttactgttcacatagatgcagccctagccagatgtgctatttttgtgtctccctttctgacacacgcagatgtcatcacactctatctgtagagcacacactgaccaaacccaaacagcttcttttcacttttaggtctaaaggaccttttgggcttccttttgcctattgaggccaaaatgcctattggtgtgtgaacccgccaatcgccgcttgcggctatatttattatttatctttatATTGCATAGCCACTAAACCATTAATATACTAAGCAGCTACACAAAGCAGTGCAGCTGTGTCCTTATAACACAGTGTATCTGTGCATGAGGACAGAGTGAGcagtgatagtgtgtgtgtgtgtgtgtgtgtgtgtgtgtgtgtgtgtgtgtgtgtgtgtgtgtgtgtgtgtgtgtgtgtgtgtgtgtgtgtgtgtgtgtttttctgtgtatGCCTGTTGTAAAGCCACAGCAccccccatccacacacacacacaccctcacccacacacacacacacacacacacacacacacacacatacctaggTACAACAACCTGAAGAGTAAACAAAAAGTGAGTGGACAGAGTGAATAGACAGAGTGAGTGGACAGAGTGAATAAGACAGGGTGAAAAGACAGAGTGAGTGGACAGAGTGAGTGGACAGAGTGAGACTGTAAATCATGTGTTAGTGTCTTCCACTGTCCTGCGTCCAGCGCTGCGTTCAGTGACGTTAACGGCCGCTGCCAGCATCTCACCTGCTAGGGTCAAGCTGTGAAGGGACAGAATTGAGCGGCACAGTTGCCGTGGCGCTGGTTGCCGTGGTGCTGGTTGCCGTGGTGCTGAGAGACTCCTCACCTGTTAGGTACTTGAAAGCGTTGTTGGCTCCAGTGCCCACCACGGCGATCTTACTGAAGAGGGGGAAGGAGGCTCCGTAGACGCGCCGCACCAGGCCGTCGATGTCTTTGTCGCTGCCGGGCTCCTGCTGGCCAAACTGGTTACAGGGGAAGGCGAGAACGTTGAAGTGTGATGGCCCAAAGTCTCGCTGTAGCTGCTGCAGGTCACGGTAGTGCTCCTCTGTGAAACCACACTCACTCGCCACGTTCACCACCAACGAcacctgaccacacacacacacacacacacacacacacacactcaggccacTGATTTCAGTCATAGTAATATCACACAAAGCTAATATGTAATTCTAATACCTGGTCCATGTCTGAGAAGAAACTTGAGCCAGAGCAAGAAACtgtgagaagaagagagagtgaatgagaaactgtgagaagaagagagagtgaatgagaaactgtgagaaaagagagagtgaatgaggaactgtgagaaggagagaaagaatgagaaactgtgagaaaaagagagtgaatgagaaactgtgaggagagaaagaatgagaaacTGCGaggaaaagaagagagagtgaatgagaaaCACGAGATTGGCTGGACGGGAACTTGATGTGCATCTATTAAAACAGCCATTAATGTGCAGGTTTCATTAATGTGCAGGTTTAATTAATGTGCTGCACTGTTGGTGGAGTTCTTGAGTCTTTAATTTGATAATAACTAATGCACACATTAAATGGGCTGTAATAACTGAGAAACGTTTCTTGTATGCCCATTACTTATTAGTGTGAAGTAAGCGGAAGACACTGTTAGTTCTTTACAAACCCATAGTCCTTCTCAGGTCATTACAAACCCACACCCCTCCTCAGGTCTTCTTTACAAACCCATAGTCCTCCTCAGGTCTCCTTTACAAACCCACACCCCTCCTCAGGTCTTCTTTACAAACCCATAGTCCTCCTCAGGTCATTACAAACCCACACCCCTCCTCAGGTCTTCTTTACAAACCCATAGTCCTCCTCAGGTCTCCTTTACAaacccacactcctcctcaaGTCTCCTTTACAAACCCACAATGCTCCTCAGGTCTCCTTTACAAACCCACACCCCTCCTCAGGTCTTCTTTACAAACCCACACCTCTCCTCAGGTCTTCTTTACAAACCCACACCCCTCCTCAGGTCTTCTTTACAAACCCACACCCCTCCTCAGGTCTTCTTTACAAACCCACACCCCTCCTCAGGTCTCAtttacaaacccacacacctcctcaggtCTCCTTTACAAACCCACACTCCTCCTCGGGTCTTCTTTACAAACCCATACCCCACCTCAGGTCTCCTTTACAaacccacactcctcctcagGTCTCCTTTACAaacccacactcctcctcagATCTCTTTACAAACCCACACCCCTCCTCAGGTCTCATTTACAAACCCACACTCCTCCTCGGGTCTTCTTTACAaacccacaccccacctcagGTCTCCTTTACAAACCCAGGTTTAATTAATGTGCTGCACTGTTGGTGGAGTTCTTGAGTCTTTAATTGGATAATAACTAATGCACACATTAAATAGGCTGTAATAACTGAGAAACGTTTCTTGTATGCCCATTACTTATTAGTGTGGAGTAAGCGGAAGACACTGTTAGTTCTTTACAAACCCATAGTCCTCCTCAGGTCATTACAAACCCACACCCCTCCTCAGGTCTTCTTTACAaacccacaccccacctcagGTCTTCTTTACAaacccacactcctcctcagGTCTTctttacacacccacactcctcctcagGTCTTCTTTACAAACCCACAACCCACCTCAGGTCTCCTTTACAaacccacactcctcctcagGTCTTCTTTACAAACCCACAATGCTCCTCAGGTCTCCTTTACAaacccacaccccacctcagGTCTTCTTTACAaacccacaccccacctcagGTCTTCTTTATAaacccacaccccacctcagGTCTTCTTTACAAACCCACAATGCTCCTCAGGTCTCCTTTACAaacccacaccccacctcagGTCTTCTTTACAaacccacaccccacctcagGTCTTCTTTACAaacccacaccccacctcagGTCTTCTTTACAAACCCACACCCCTCCTCAGGTCTTCTTTACAAACCCACAATCCACCTCAGGTCTCCTTTACAaacccacaccccacctcagCTCTCCTTTACAAACCCACACCCCACCTCTCCTTTACAaacccacactcctcctccgGTCTTCTTCGGCTGAGCTCCTTTATCTTCATCTCCCTGGTAAAGATCTCTCCCCACAGAAGTACCGTAGTCTAATTATTTCCTCATTTAAATATGATGTCAAAATGTGTTGCCTCTGTCGCACAACTAACGtcgacctctgacctctccaCTATGTGTGCTTGTTCCTAGTGTCTAAATGTCCTGTGTTTTTGTGCTGTTTACATGTTCTGCATATTAACAGTTGTAAACAGATTTGGGTAATTGTACATAagtatttcattattattattgtctgAAGTTAGTACTTATTCCAGGAGTTAATTCAGGCCATTGGCACGGTTATGACTAAGGAAAAAAGTAGatatatttgtacaaaacacaCTATATCTCAACATAAAGGTGTTCAACACTTGAGCAGCAGGCATGATGAcaaaataacacatttgaattaTAGTTATTAGAATAACACAAACTCCAAAAGCACAAatacaaaagaaagaaagggaaTAGAAACGAGAACGTGAGATTAACATGCCATTTTATAACTATTGTGGTAAAATCAGCCTGCGCCAGTGTTTAATCCACCGTTGTTAAACACTGACCTCTAGTGGTTACTCTTATGTAATTACATAACAGTGTCAGTATGTTATTTGACGAAAATAAAGTATTTGTACTAACTGGAAAGAGttaacaacaacacaaaaaggATATCGTATGACCTTTACATAGAGTTAACaattaaacataaaataaattCAAACGTCTCATAAAAAGTAAGTTCTAAGCGCAAACACACGGAGACACACGCCGTCTTGCGGGAGCGCGTTTGCCACGTAGGCACACGCAGGAAAGAGACCCGCAACGCGCGTGTAGTTAGTACTTTATTAAAGACCCGTAAAGCACGTGTAGTTAGTACTTTATTAAAGACCCGTAAAGCACGTGTAGTTAGTACTTTATTAAAGACC
Proteins encoded in this window:
- the gpx7 gene encoding glutathione peroxidase 7; this encodes MVATALAVYAALLAWCAAEAKQKDFYTFKVVNVRGRLVSLEKYRGSVSLVVNVASECGFTEEHYRDLQQLQRDFGPSHFNVLAFPCNQFGQQEPGSDKDIDGLVRRVYGASFPLFSKIAVVGTGANNAFKYLTESSGKEPDWNFWKYLIDVDGKVVDSWGPRVSVSEIRPLIADMVRKLIIKRKEEL